The following coding sequences lie in one Deinococcus sp. JMULE3 genomic window:
- a CDS encoding xanthine dehydrogenase family protein subunit M, producing MKPFTFGRAQTVPEALSLIGPGGAFLAGGTNLVDHLRLGIRQVDTLVDIRRLDLTRITATEGGGLRIGALVRNSDLAAHPLIRQRYLFVAEALLSGASGQIRNMATTGGNLLQRTRCVYFQDLTTPCNKREPGSGCAAQDGFGRYNAVLGTSEACVAVHPSDLCVPLAAVDAEVLVEGPSGPRRIPFAEFHRLPGDHPQLDTTLRPAELIVAVELPPLPLAQHSAYRKVRERASYAFALVSVAAALRVESGQVADVRIALGGAAHRPWRAAVAEAALLGQPATADAFTAAITAELAPARTGPHNAYKLPLIRNTVVAVLEELRDGTTARRRAEQGGEG from the coding sequence GTGAAGCCCTTCACCTTCGGGCGCGCGCAGACGGTCCCTGAAGCCCTGAGCCTGATCGGCCCAGGCGGCGCGTTCCTGGCGGGCGGGACCAACCTGGTCGATCACCTGCGGCTGGGCATCCGTCAGGTGGACACGCTGGTGGACATCCGCCGCCTCGACCTCACCCGGATCACCGCGACCGAGGGAGGGGGCCTGCGGATCGGGGCGCTCGTGCGCAACAGCGACCTGGCGGCGCATCCGCTGATCCGCCAGCGCTACCTGTTCGTGGCCGAGGCGCTCCTGTCGGGGGCGTCCGGGCAGATCCGCAACATGGCCACCACGGGCGGCAACCTGCTCCAGCGGACCCGCTGCGTGTATTTCCAGGACCTGACCACGCCCTGCAACAAACGCGAGCCCGGCTCCGGCTGCGCCGCGCAGGACGGCTTCGGGCGGTACAACGCGGTGCTGGGCACCTCCGAAGCCTGCGTGGCCGTGCACCCGTCGGACCTGTGCGTGCCCCTGGCAGCGGTGGACGCCGAGGTCCTCGTCGAGGGGCCGTCCGGACCGCGCCGGATTCCCTTCGCGGAGTTCCACCGCCTGCCCGGCGATCACCCGCAGCTCGATACCACCCTACGGCCCGCGGAATTGATCGTCGCGGTGGAGTTGCCCCCACTGCCCCTGGCGCAGCACTCGGCGTACCGCAAGGTCCGCGAGCGGGCCTCCTACGCGTTCGCACTCGTCTCGGTCGCGGCGGCCCTCCGGGTCGAAAGTGGGCAGGTCGCCGACGTCCGCATCGCGCTGGGCGGCGCCGCCCACCGACCCTGGCGCGCCGCCGTGGCGGAGGCGGCCCTGCTCGGCCAGCCCGCCACGGCGGACGCGTTCACTGCGGCGATCACCGCGGAACTCGCGCCCGCCCGGACCGGACCTCACAACGCCTACAAACTCCCACTGATCCGCAATACCGTCGTCGCCGTGCTGGAAGAACTCCGCGACGGCACGACCGCCCGGCGCCGCGCCGAGCAGGGAGGCGAAGGGTGA
- a CDS encoding ABC transporter ATP-binding protein, giving the protein MTPTNPERATPTPATSAPATRTPEPLSTHALKLAYGQNVIIPGLDLAVAGGQVTSIIGPNGCGKSTLLRALARLLPSGAGHIELYGQALHALPSREIARRLAILPQGPAAPEGLSVEDLVWFGRHPHQGRFPVRRAEDRDAVQWALDQTGMRVFAARPLDALSGGQRQRAWIAMSLAQQTDILLLDEPTTYLDPAHQLEVLHLARRLNREQGKTVVMVLHDLNQAARYSDRLIAMSGGAVYAHGPAGDVLTHDLLRDVFGLKAHLLPDPDTGRPHVIPYALTR; this is encoded by the coding sequence ATGACCCCCACCAATCCCGAACGGGCCACCCCCACCCCGGCCACCTCCGCCCCGGCCACCCGCACCCCGGAGCCGCTGAGCACCCACGCGCTGAAACTCGCCTACGGCCAGAACGTGATCATCCCCGGCCTCGACCTCGCGGTCGCGGGAGGGCAGGTCACCTCGATCATCGGGCCGAACGGCTGCGGCAAGAGCACCCTGCTGCGCGCGCTGGCGCGGCTGCTGCCCAGCGGGGCGGGGCACATCGAACTGTACGGCCAGGCGCTGCACGCCCTGCCCAGCCGCGAGATCGCCCGGCGCCTCGCCATTCTCCCGCAGGGCCCCGCGGCCCCCGAGGGGCTGAGCGTGGAGGACCTCGTGTGGTTCGGGCGTCACCCGCACCAGGGCCGCTTCCCCGTCCGCCGCGCCGAGGACCGCGACGCCGTGCAGTGGGCACTCGACCAGACCGGCATGCGCGTGTTCGCCGCCCGCCCCCTCGACGCCCTCAGCGGCGGGCAGCGGCAGCGGGCCTGGATTGCCATGAGCCTCGCGCAGCAGACCGACATCCTGCTGCTGGACGAACCCACCACGTACCTCGACCCCGCGCACCAGCTGGAGGTCCTGCACCTCGCCCGGCGCCTGAACCGCGAGCAGGGCAAGACGGTCGTGATGGTCCTCCACGACCTCAACCAGGCCGCGCGCTACAGCGACCGCCTGATCGCCATGAGCGGCGGCGCCGTGTACGCCCACGGCCCGGCCGGGGACGTGCTCACCCACGACCTGCTGCGCGACGTGTTCGGCCTCAAGGCCCACCTGCTGCCCGACCCGGACACCGGGCGGCCCCACGTCATCCCCTACGCCCTGACCCGCTGA
- a CDS encoding xanthine dehydrogenase family protein molybdopterin-binding subunit produces the protein MNAERHIGQDRVRVDGPLKVTGTAPYAYEQPTDAPLHLYPLTSTVPRGRVRSIDARAAEALPGVQLVLTHENAPNLLVKADPELYILQSPDVLYWGQFIGAVVADTPEIARHAASLVTVTYDEAPFDAHFRPDHPQTYRPRRVNAFKKTDTHEGDVDAALAHAPVTVDRTYTTPTEHHNPIEPHPVTAIWHAEHPLNVTARRLTLYDANQGPVFHLMFLAPMLGLLPGQMLIHTPYVGGSFGTKGMPHSHLILTALAAKTLPGRPVKYAMTRQQMFDTTGYRPESHQRVRLAASADGRLTALTHDAVAPTARWKEFVEQTATASRIMYAAPNRSTTHRAVPLDIPASMFMRAPGEFTGMFALETAMDELAVKLDLDPIELRRRNEPARDPETGHPWSGRHLTQCLTEGARLFGWDQRQPPATRRRGEWHYGMGVAASTYPDQHLLSTWAAVHYRQGRYHVQLQASDIGTGAWTILVQIAADALQVSVDRIHLEIGRSDLPLAMGAGGSMGTYTWGSSIMAAAAQFTRKYGPTPPEGARVQARGVRPKDFRKYSRHAFGAHFAEVRVSRVTGEVRVTRLLGVYDPGRIINPRTATSQFIGGMTMGLSAALHEESYLDPRYGHVVNRDLAGYHIAAHADVPDIQARWIEHPDFAFGPTGARGIGEIGIVGVPAAIGNAIYNATGKRLRALPFTPDRLLTADADPVSRTP, from the coding sequence GTGAACGCAGAACGGCACATCGGCCAGGACCGCGTCCGCGTCGACGGACCCCTGAAAGTCACGGGCACCGCCCCGTACGCCTACGAGCAACCCACCGACGCGCCGCTCCACCTGTATCCCCTGACGTCCACCGTCCCCCGCGGCCGCGTCCGGTCCATCGACGCCCGCGCGGCCGAGGCGCTGCCCGGCGTGCAGCTGGTCCTGACGCACGAGAACGCCCCGAACCTGCTCGTGAAGGCCGACCCGGAACTGTACATCCTGCAGTCCCCGGACGTCCTGTACTGGGGGCAGTTCATCGGCGCGGTCGTCGCCGACACGCCCGAGATCGCCCGGCACGCCGCGTCGCTCGTCACCGTCACCTACGACGAGGCGCCCTTCGACGCCCACTTCCGGCCGGATCACCCGCAGACGTACCGACCCCGGCGCGTCAACGCCTTCAAGAAGACCGACACGCACGAGGGTGACGTGGACGCCGCCCTGGCTCACGCGCCGGTCACGGTCGACCGGACGTACACGACCCCCACCGAGCATCACAACCCGATCGAACCGCATCCCGTCACGGCCATCTGGCACGCCGAGCACCCGCTGAACGTCACCGCCCGGCGCCTGACCCTGTACGACGCGAACCAGGGCCCGGTCTTCCACCTGATGTTCCTGGCGCCCATGCTGGGCCTGCTGCCCGGCCAGATGCTCATCCACACGCCGTACGTGGGCGGGTCGTTCGGCACGAAGGGCATGCCGCACTCGCACCTGATCCTCACGGCACTCGCCGCGAAGACCCTGCCCGGACGGCCCGTCAAGTACGCCATGACCCGCCAGCAGATGTTCGACACCACCGGCTACCGGCCCGAAAGTCACCAGCGGGTGCGCCTCGCGGCCAGTGCGGACGGGCGACTCACCGCGCTGACCCACGACGCCGTCGCGCCCACCGCCCGCTGGAAGGAATTCGTCGAGCAGACCGCCACCGCGTCGCGCATCATGTACGCCGCGCCCAACCGGAGCACGACCCACCGCGCGGTCCCGCTGGACATCCCGGCCAGCATGTTCATGCGCGCCCCGGGCGAATTCACGGGCATGTTCGCGCTGGAAACCGCCATGGACGAACTCGCCGTCAAGCTGGACCTCGACCCCATCGAGCTGCGCCGGCGCAACGAACCCGCGCGGGATCCCGAGACGGGCCACCCGTGGAGCGGCCGGCACCTGACGCAGTGCCTGACCGAGGGCGCCCGGCTGTTCGGCTGGGACCAGCGCCAGCCGCCCGCCACCCGGCGCCGCGGCGAGTGGCACTACGGGATGGGCGTCGCGGCGTCCACCTACCCGGACCAGCACCTGCTCTCCACCTGGGCCGCCGTGCACTACCGGCAGGGTCGTTATCACGTGCAGTTGCAGGCCAGTGACATCGGCACCGGCGCCTGGACGATCCTCGTGCAGATTGCCGCGGACGCGCTGCAGGTCAGCGTGGACCGCATCCACCTCGAGATCGGCCGCAGTGACCTGCCGCTCGCCATGGGCGCCGGGGGCAGCATGGGCACCTACACCTGGGGCAGTTCCATCATGGCCGCCGCGGCGCAGTTCACCCGCAAGTACGGCCCGACCCCGCCGGAAGGGGCGCGCGTGCAGGCCCGGGGTGTGCGCCCTAAGGACTTCCGGAAGTACAGCCGGCACGCGTTCGGCGCGCACTTCGCGGAAGTCAGGGTCAGCCGCGTCACCGGTGAGGTCCGCGTGACCCGCCTGCTGGGCGTGTACGACCCGGGCCGCATCATCAACCCCCGCACCGCCACCTCGCAGTTCATCGGCGGGATGACCATGGGCCTCTCCGCGGCGCTACACGAGGAGAGTTACCTCGACCCGCGCTACGGGCACGTCGTGAACCGTGACCTGGCGGGCTACCACATCGCCGCGCACGCCGACGTCCCGGACATCCAGGCCCGCTGGATCGAACATCCCGATTTCGCGTTCGGACCGACCGGCGCCAGGGGCATCGGGGAGATCGGCATCGTGGGCGTCCCGGCCGCCATCGGCAACGCCATCTACAACGCCACCGGCAAGCGCCTGCGCGCCCTGCCGTTCACGCCCGACAGGCTGCTCACGGCGGACGCCGACCCGGTCAGCCGCACGCCCTGA
- a CDS encoding FecCD family ABC transporter permease yields MTAAITSARFTARRALLVGAALLTLCAALAVLALGLGAVPTPARDVLAALTGGGDALTRQLVLDLRAPRIGVALLCGAMFAASGTIMQGVIRNPLASPDLIGVGAGAGLAATVFLLAWPAAPAGGLPWAALAGAWGGFGLVLLLARERGGALHPVRLALIGVAVASALGAAQQLVLVRAPDGLGSALSFLTGTVYGADVTRLTRVLPWALILLPGALLLSRTLDVLNLGEDVATALGTRVNPARLLALAVGVALAGAAVTGAGILGFVGLLAPHLARLLVGARHARTLPVSMLLGALLVLAADTLGRALLPPLEVPAGIFTTLVGAPYFLYLLRKSA; encoded by the coding sequence GTGACCGCTGCGATCACCTCTGCCCGCTTCACCGCCCGCCGCGCCCTGCTCGTCGGCGCGGCCCTGCTGACCCTGTGCGCGGCGCTGGCGGTGCTGGCGCTGGGACTGGGCGCAGTGCCGACGCCCGCGCGGGACGTGCTGGCCGCCCTGACCGGCGGCGGGGACGCCCTGACCCGGCAGCTCGTACTGGACCTGCGCGCCCCGCGGATCGGGGTGGCGCTGCTGTGCGGCGCGATGTTCGCCGCGAGCGGCACGATCATGCAGGGCGTGATCCGCAACCCGCTGGCCTCGCCGGACCTGATCGGCGTGGGCGCCGGGGCGGGACTGGCCGCCACGGTGTTCCTGCTCGCGTGGCCCGCCGCGCCCGCCGGGGGGCTGCCCTGGGCGGCGCTGGCAGGCGCGTGGGGCGGCTTCGGGCTGGTGCTGCTGCTCGCGCGGGAGCGGGGCGGGGCGCTGCACCCGGTGCGGCTCGCGCTGATCGGCGTGGCGGTCGCGTCCGCGCTGGGCGCCGCGCAGCAGCTCGTGCTCGTGCGCGCCCCGGACGGGCTGGGCAGCGCCCTGAGCTTCCTGACCGGCACGGTCTACGGCGCGGACGTGACCCGCCTGACGCGCGTGCTGCCCTGGGCGCTGATCCTGCTGCCCGGCGCGCTGCTCCTGAGCCGCACGCTGGACGTCCTGAACCTCGGGGAGGACGTCGCCACCGCGCTCGGCACGCGCGTGAACCCGGCGCGCCTGCTGGCCCTGGCGGTCGGCGTGGCGCTGGCGGGCGCGGCCGTGACGGGCGCGGGCATCCTGGGCTTCGTGGGCCTGCTCGCCCCGCACCTCGCGCGGCTGCTCGTCGGCGCCCGGCACGCCCGCACGCTGCCGGTCAGTATGCTGCTGGGCGCGCTGCTCGTGCTGGCCGCCGACACGCTGGGCCGCGCGCTGCTGCCCCCCCTGGAGGTGCCCGCCGGGATCTTCACTACCCTGGTCGGCGCCCCCTATTTCCTGTACCTGCTGAGGAAGTCCGCATGA
- a CDS encoding iron ABC transporter permease translates to MRSRGRDLSPPRWLTFTGALLAALLAGLLSLALGAADIPLAETARLLVHPDDSVSSLVIHTLRLPRTLIALIAGAALAVSGLLLQGVTRNPLADPGILGVEAGGALAILILVVFLPAAPAAAFVPAAFLGGGLAALAAYGAARTVGVTPLRLALAGVAVASLAGAATRALQLLFEDRAQGALFALSGSLAGRTWAQLGQVAPWLLAGLIGALILAPRVNVLTLGEDVARSLGARTERDRTVITALGVLLAAGSVSVVGPVGFVGLIIPHAARALGGADHRVSLPLAALLGAAFLPLADVAARVIDRPAETPVGILVAAAGSPFFILLARRIGRR, encoded by the coding sequence GTGAGGTCGCGGGGCCGTGACCTCTCCCCTCCCCGGTGGCTGACGTTCACCGGCGCACTGCTCGCCGCGCTGCTCGCGGGCCTGCTGTCCCTGGCGCTGGGCGCTGCCGACATTCCCCTGGCCGAGACCGCGCGGCTGCTCGTGCACCCGGACGACAGCGTGAGCAGCCTCGTGATCCACACCCTGCGGCTGCCCCGCACCCTGATCGCCCTGATCGCCGGGGCGGCGCTGGCCGTCTCGGGCCTGCTGCTGCAGGGCGTCACCCGCAACCCGCTGGCCGACCCGGGCATCCTGGGCGTGGAGGCCGGGGGCGCCCTGGCCATCCTGATCCTGGTGGTGTTCCTGCCCGCAGCCCCGGCGGCCGCGTTCGTCCCGGCGGCGTTCCTGGGCGGGGGCCTCGCGGCCCTGGCGGCCTACGGCGCGGCCCGCACGGTCGGCGTGACGCCGCTGCGGCTGGCGCTGGCGGGCGTGGCGGTGGCGTCCCTGGCGGGCGCCGCGACCCGCGCGCTGCAACTGCTGTTCGAGGACCGCGCGCAGGGCGCGCTGTTCGCCCTGTCCGGCTCACTGGCGGGCCGCACCTGGGCGCAGCTGGGACAGGTCGCGCCGTGGCTGCTCGCGGGTCTGATCGGCGCGCTCATTCTCGCGCCGCGCGTGAACGTCCTGACCCTGGGTGAGGACGTCGCCCGCAGCCTCGGCGCCCGCACCGAACGCGACCGCACCGTCATCACCGCTCTGGGCGTCCTGCTGGCCGCCGGATCGGTCAGCGTGGTCGGCCCGGTGGGCTTCGTGGGCCTGATCATCCCGCACGCCGCGCGCGCGCTGGGCGGCGCGGACCACCGCGTCTCGCTGCCGCTGGCCGCGCTGCTGGGCGCGGCGTTCCTGCCGCTGGCCGACGTGGCCGCCCGCGTGATCGACCGGCCCGCCGAGACCCCGGTCGGCATCCTGGTCGCCGCGGCCGGTTCACCCTTTTTCATCCTGCTCGCCCGGCGCATCGGGCGCCGCTGA
- a CDS encoding 2Fe-2S iron-sulfur cluster-binding protein yields the protein MRIPLHLTVNGHDHHLDLDPRTSVLDALRDHLGVTSVKKGCDHGQCGACTVLVDGERILSCLGLAASYDGAQVVTAEGLGTPADLHPLQQAFLDHDGLQCGYCTPGQVCSAVGMLREFRRGMPSHVTPDIQATPHLSDAEIRERMSGNLCRCGAYVHIVAAIRDAQHADLDPAEPRPGEHR from the coding sequence ATGCGTATCCCCCTGCACCTCACGGTCAACGGTCACGATCACCACCTCGACCTCGATCCGCGCACGTCCGTCCTGGACGCCCTGCGCGACCACCTCGGCGTGACGTCGGTCAAGAAGGGCTGCGATCACGGGCAGTGCGGCGCCTGCACCGTCCTCGTGGACGGCGAGCGCATCCTGTCGTGCCTGGGACTGGCGGCGTCCTACGACGGCGCGCAGGTCGTGACGGCCGAGGGGCTCGGCACGCCCGCGGACCTCCACCCGCTGCAGCAGGCGTTCCTCGACCATGACGGCCTGCAGTGCGGGTACTGCACGCCGGGGCAGGTCTGCTCGGCGGTGGGGATGCTGCGGGAGTTCCGCCGGGGCATGCCCAGTCACGTCACGCCGGACATTCAGGCCACGCCGCATCTGTCGGACGCGGAGATCCGCGAGCGGATGAGTGGCAACCTGTGCCGCTGCGGCGCGTACGTCCATATCGTCGCGGCGATCCGGGACGCCCAGCACGCCGACCTCGATCCCGCCGAACCGCGGCCCGGAGAGCACCGGTGA
- a CDS encoding ExeM/NucH family extracellular endonuclease: MNKIMTCSAALLALTSLLAACTPTPTPPTYACPAGTTVTTIGTVQGAADASPLAGQVVTVRGVVTLDAQAGLSGFYLQDVAPDGKADTSDGIFVYTATTPRTVKAGEVVEVTGTVKEFSGLTEIDTVTTLTSCGTTSLPAPAAVTLPAASATALEATEGMLITIKQSLTVTDTFTLGRFGELGLSSGGRLFNPTNGQGGSAAENKLRTIRLDDLSSKQNPATVPYLTSADAQTATRRAGDTVSGLEGVLHYANGNYKVQPTKAPTFTASNPRTAAPKDVGGTIKVAGANVLNYFTTLGSAGRGASNATEFTRQKAKIVAELRALNADVITLMEVENNGETALNDLVAALNTASGRTEYASVQTGTVGTDAIRVAIIYRPDRVETIGAPQIDTASVYSRPPVAQIFRDRAGKGIFTVMANHFKSKGSCPTSGDTDQGQGCWNLLRVDQAKAVLAFADRLKLSDPDVLIMGDLNAYGAEDPIKTIEAAGFESLNKRIPAADRYSYQFNGEFGYLDHALSSSALAAQVTGITEWHINSDEPVFLDYNIEFKNHPECTSATCTTPDLYTPTPFRSSDHDPVLVGLNLKADGDPVLPLTVQASGDASVTAGQAYALTYTTGGAPDSVSVTWGDGSSDSLNVAGGVATHTYAAAGTFTVTVTATRGATTTAATKTVTVQSVVETGSVYFSEYVEGASNNKAIEIYNGKNVPIAAGTLTVNLYNNGSTTPNASNVFTLAETIAPGATYVLVNPNAVAALKAYANAESTVTNFNGDDALELILNGQRVDVIGQIGFDPGSEWGTGLTSTADNTIRRKAAVTAGDANGTDAFDPAAEWDGFATDTFDGLGVR; encoded by the coding sequence ATGAACAAGATCATGACGTGCAGCGCTGCGCTGCTGGCCCTGACCTCCCTGCTTGCCGCCTGCACCCCCACGCCCACCCCTCCCACCTACGCCTGCCCCGCCGGGACCACCGTCACCACCATCGGTACCGTGCAGGGCGCCGCCGACGCCAGCCCGCTGGCCGGACAGGTCGTCACGGTGCGCGGCGTCGTGACCCTGGACGCCCAGGCGGGCCTGAGCGGCTTCTACCTGCAGGACGTCGCGCCCGACGGCAAGGCCGACACCAGCGACGGCATCTTCGTGTACACCGCCACCACCCCCCGCACCGTCAAGGCGGGCGAGGTCGTGGAAGTCACCGGGACCGTCAAGGAATTCAGCGGCCTGACCGAGATCGACACGGTCACCACCCTGACCTCCTGCGGGACGACCAGCCTCCCGGCCCCGGCGGCCGTGACGCTGCCCGCCGCGTCCGCCACCGCGCTGGAGGCGACCGAGGGCATGCTGATCACCATCAAGCAGTCCCTGACCGTCACCGACACCTTCACCCTGGGCCGCTTCGGTGAACTGGGCCTGTCCAGCGGCGGGAGACTGTTCAACCCCACGAACGGGCAGGGGGGCAGCGCCGCCGAGAACAAGCTGCGGACCATCCGCCTGGACGACCTGAGCAGCAAGCAGAACCCGGCCACGGTGCCCTACCTCACCAGCGCGGACGCGCAGACCGCCACCCGCCGCGCCGGTGACACCGTCAGCGGCCTCGAAGGCGTCCTGCACTACGCCAACGGCAACTACAAGGTCCAGCCCACCAAGGCGCCCACCTTCACGGCCAGCAACCCCCGCACGGCCGCGCCCAAAGACGTGGGCGGCACCATCAAGGTCGCGGGCGCCAACGTCCTGAACTACTTCACCACCCTCGGCAGCGCCGGGCGCGGCGCGAGCAACGCCACCGAGTTCACCCGTCAGAAGGCCAAGATCGTCGCGGAACTGCGCGCCCTGAACGCCGACGTCATCACGCTGATGGAAGTCGAGAACAACGGCGAGACGGCCCTGAACGACCTCGTCGCCGCCCTGAACACCGCCAGTGGCCGCACCGAGTACGCCAGCGTGCAGACCGGCACCGTCGGCACCGACGCCATCCGCGTCGCCATCATCTACCGCCCCGACCGCGTCGAGACGATCGGCGCCCCGCAGATCGACACCGCCAGCGTGTACAGCCGCCCGCCCGTCGCGCAGATCTTCCGCGACCGCGCAGGCAAGGGCATCTTCACGGTCATGGCCAACCACTTCAAGAGCAAGGGCAGCTGCCCCACCAGCGGCGACACCGACCAGGGCCAGGGCTGCTGGAACCTGCTGCGCGTCGATCAGGCCAAAGCCGTGCTGGCCTTCGCCGACCGCCTGAAACTCAGCGACCCGGACGTGCTGATCATGGGTGACCTGAACGCCTACGGCGCCGAGGACCCCATCAAGACCATCGAGGCCGCAGGCTTCGAGAGCCTGAACAAACGCATTCCCGCCGCGGACCGCTACAGCTACCAGTTCAACGGCGAATTCGGCTACCTCGACCACGCACTGTCCAGTAGCGCCCTGGCGGCGCAGGTCACGGGCATCACCGAGTGGCACATCAACAGTGACGAGCCGGTCTTCCTCGATTACAACATCGAGTTCAAGAACCACCCCGAATGCACCAGCGCCACCTGCACCACCCCGGACCTGTACACGCCCACCCCGTTCCGCAGCAGCGACCATGACCCCGTGCTGGTCGGCCTGAACCTGAAGGCCGACGGCGACCCGGTCCTTCCCCTGACTGTGCAGGCCAGCGGGGACGCCAGCGTCACCGCCGGGCAGGCGTACGCCCTGACGTACACCACGGGCGGCGCGCCGGACAGTGTCAGCGTCACCTGGGGCGACGGCAGCAGCGACTCCCTGAACGTCGCGGGCGGTGTCGCCACGCACACCTACGCGGCCGCCGGGACGTTCACGGTGACCGTCACGGCCACCCGCGGCGCCACCACCACCGCCGCCACCAAGACCGTGACCGTGCAGAGCGTCGTGGAGACCGGCAGCGTGTACTTCAGCGAGTACGTCGAGGGGGCCAGCAACAACAAGGCCATCGAGATCTACAACGGCAAGAACGTGCCCATCGCCGCAGGTACCCTCACGGTGAACCTGTACAACAACGGGTCGACCACGCCTAATGCCAGTAACGTGTTCACGCTCGCCGAGACCATCGCGCCGGGCGCGACGTACGTCCTCGTCAACCCCAACGCCGTCGCGGCGCTCAAGGCCTACGCGAACGCGGAGAGCACCGTCACGAACTTCAACGGGGACGACGCGCTGGAACTCATCCTGAACGGCCAGCGGGTCGACGTGATCGGCCAGATCGGCTTCGATCCCGGCAGCGAGTGGGGCACGGGTCTGACCTCCACGGCCGACAACACCATCCGCCGCAAGGCCGCGGTGACCGCGGGCGACGCCAACGGCACCGACGCCTTCGACCCCGCGGCCGAGTGGGACGGCTTCGCGACCGACACCTTCGACGGGCTCGGCGTGCGCTGA
- a CDS encoding ABC transporter substrate-binding protein has protein sequence MNHRTLNNKTLAPLTRTTLTLATLLAAPALAAPVTVQHDRGTVTLPAPAKRVVALEYSFVDTLLALGVKPVGAALGTQGGDRGAPPYLRPRVGGVVTTGSRAQPSLEGIAALRPDLILADSLVHKDTVPALGRVAPTAVFPSRRADLDQLNEQTLLIGRLVGREAAAKQLLADQKSLIAKARAFTKKGAPAFVAGVVTPTSFTAHTAGSFAGSFLEAVGRRNQLPVKDGQTQYELSLEGLVALQPQTLILFTAPDETPVTAAWAKNPLWQKLPAVKRGRVYEFNRDDWTRGRGPTALKLMVAQTIESRFLQDAAPGTSFKYQP, from the coding sequence ATGAACCACCGAACCCTGAACAACAAGACCCTGGCTCCCCTGACCCGGACCACCCTGACCCTCGCCACCCTGCTCGCCGCGCCCGCCCTGGCAGCCCCTGTCACCGTGCAGCACGACCGCGGCACCGTGACCCTGCCCGCCCCCGCCAAACGGGTCGTGGCGCTGGAATACTCCTTCGTGGACACCCTGCTCGCGCTGGGCGTGAAACCCGTCGGCGCGGCGCTCGGCACGCAGGGCGGCGACCGGGGCGCGCCCCCCTACCTGCGGCCCCGCGTGGGCGGCGTCGTCACGACCGGCAGCCGCGCGCAGCCCAGCCTCGAAGGGATCGCCGCGCTGCGCCCGGACCTCATCCTCGCCGACAGCCTCGTCCACAAGGACACTGTGCCCGCCCTGGGCCGCGTCGCCCCGACCGCCGTGTTCCCCAGCCGCCGCGCGGACCTGGATCAGCTGAACGAGCAGACGCTGCTGATCGGCCGACTGGTGGGCCGCGAGGCCGCCGCGAAACAGCTGCTGGCCGACCAGAAGAGCCTGATCGCCAAGGCGCGCGCCTTCACGAAGAAGGGCGCCCCGGCGTTCGTGGCGGGCGTGGTCACGCCGACCTCCTTCACGGCGCACACCGCCGGGAGCTTCGCGGGCAGCTTCCTCGAAGCGGTCGGGCGCAGGAATCAGCTGCCCGTCAAGGACGGCCAGACGCAGTACGAACTGAGCCTGGAGGGCCTCGTGGCGCTGCAACCGCAGACGCTCATTCTGTTCACCGCGCCGGACGAGACGCCGGTCACCGCCGCGTGGGCGAAAAACCCGCTGTGGCAGAAACTGCCCGCCGTGAAGCGCGGCCGGGTGTACGAGTTCAACCGGGACGACTGGACGCGCGGGCGCGGCCCGACCGCCCTGAAACTGATGGTCGCCCAGACCATCGAGAGCCGCTTCCTGCAGGACGCCGCGCCCGGCACATCCTTCAAGTACCAGCCGTGA